A genomic segment from Gossypium hirsutum isolate 1008001.06 chromosome D04, Gossypium_hirsutum_v2.1, whole genome shotgun sequence encodes:
- the LOC107899581 gene encoding putative two-component response regulator ARR13 isoform X1: MERNSSTECSKTAPSEQSDHQVEAEADSESEENDGESMPRNGGSSSNSTVEENDKKPSVRPYVRSKMPRLRWTPDLHLRFVHAVERLGGQDRATPKLVLQMMNIKGLSIAHVKSHLQMYRSKKIDDPRQVISDHRHLVQSGDGNIFSLNQLPMLQGYNHHHQGDSSNTFRYRDTSWNGRHFSMRNPYTSRSFTDKQIPVLHGTVTDKIFGSNWTNYNFRMDTSSFNTLLASWKCHEVLKNEISSSSPNLQSFLTKPSTQAKVEDETNCSRNSAQERRAMKRTISDSNLDLDLTLRLTQAKEEKRPSSEEDDVGLSLSLCGPPSSSKLSRLKGEDDSSRENGRRVSTLDLTI; encoded by the exons ATGGAGAGGAATAGCAGCACCGAATGTTCAAAGACAGCTCCGTCCGAACAAAGTGATCATCAGGTCGAGGCCGAGGCAGACAGTGAGAGCGAAGAGAACGATGGGGAAAGTATGCCTAGAAATGGAGGGAGCTCGAGCAACAGCACGGTGGAAGAGAATGATAAGAAGCCATCCGTAAGGCCTTATGTCAGATCCAAGATGCCAAGGCTCCGTTGGACACCCGACCTTCACCTTCGGTTCGTTCACGCAGTCGAAAGACTCGGCGGCCAAGACA GAGCTACCCCAAAGTTGGTTCTTCAGATGATGAATATAAAAGGACTTAGCATCGCTCATGTGAAGAGCCACCTACAG ATGTATAGAAGCAAGAAGATTGATGATCCAAGACAAG TGATAAGCGATCATAGGCATCTTGTGCAAAGTGGAGATGGAAATATTTTTAGCCTCAACCAACTTCCCATGCTGCAAGGCtataatcatcatcatcaaggCGACAGTTCTAATACTTTCAG ATACAGAGATACTTCTTGGAATGGTCGCCATTTCTCGATGCGTAATCCTTACACGAGCAGGAGTTTCACTGATAAACAAATACCAGTATTGCATGGAACAGTGACAGATAAGATCTTTGGCAGCAATTGGACCAATTATAATTTCAGGATGGACACTTCCTCTTTCAACACACTACTAGCTAGCTGGAAATGCCATGAAGTACTGAAGAATGAAATTTCATCATCATCTCCCAATCTCCAATCATTCCTAACTAAGCCAAGCACTCAAGCTAAAGTAGAAGATGAAACAAATTGTAGCAGAAATAGTGCACAAGAGCGTAGGGCGATGAAAAGAACGATATCGGATAGCAACCTGGACTTGGATTTAACCCTACGGCTAACGCAGGCGAAGGAAGAAAAGCGGCCAAGCTCCGAGGAAGACGATGTTGGCTTATCACTGTCGTTATGCGGACCGCCGTCGTCCTCAAAGCTTAGCAGGTTGAAAGGAGAAGATGATAGTAGTAGGGAAAATGGTAGAAGGGTCAGTACACTAGATCTGACTATATGA
- the LOC107899581 gene encoding putative two-component response regulator ARR13 isoform X2, with protein sequence MERNSSTECSKTAPSEQSDHQVEAEADSESEENDGESMPRNGGSSSNSTVEENDKKPSVRPYVRSKMPRLRWTPDLHLRFVHAVERLGGQDRATPKLVLQMMNIKGLSIAHVKSHLQMYRSKKIDDPRQVISDHRHLVQSGDGNIFSLNQLPMLQGYNHHHQGDSSNTFRDTSWNGRHFSMRNPYTSRSFTDKQIPVLHGTVTDKIFGSNWTNYNFRMDTSSFNTLLASWKCHEVLKNEISSSSPNLQSFLTKPSTQAKVEDETNCSRNSAQERRAMKRTISDSNLDLDLTLRLTQAKEEKRPSSEEDDVGLSLSLCGPPSSSKLSRLKGEDDSSRENGRRVSTLDLTI encoded by the exons ATGGAGAGGAATAGCAGCACCGAATGTTCAAAGACAGCTCCGTCCGAACAAAGTGATCATCAGGTCGAGGCCGAGGCAGACAGTGAGAGCGAAGAGAACGATGGGGAAAGTATGCCTAGAAATGGAGGGAGCTCGAGCAACAGCACGGTGGAAGAGAATGATAAGAAGCCATCCGTAAGGCCTTATGTCAGATCCAAGATGCCAAGGCTCCGTTGGACACCCGACCTTCACCTTCGGTTCGTTCACGCAGTCGAAAGACTCGGCGGCCAAGACA GAGCTACCCCAAAGTTGGTTCTTCAGATGATGAATATAAAAGGACTTAGCATCGCTCATGTGAAGAGCCACCTACAG ATGTATAGAAGCAAGAAGATTGATGATCCAAGACAAG TGATAAGCGATCATAGGCATCTTGTGCAAAGTGGAGATGGAAATATTTTTAGCCTCAACCAACTTCCCATGCTGCAAGGCtataatcatcatcatcaaggCGACAGTTCTAATACTTTCAG AGATACTTCTTGGAATGGTCGCCATTTCTCGATGCGTAATCCTTACACGAGCAGGAGTTTCACTGATAAACAAATACCAGTATTGCATGGAACAGTGACAGATAAGATCTTTGGCAGCAATTGGACCAATTATAATTTCAGGATGGACACTTCCTCTTTCAACACACTACTAGCTAGCTGGAAATGCCATGAAGTACTGAAGAATGAAATTTCATCATCATCTCCCAATCTCCAATCATTCCTAACTAAGCCAAGCACTCAAGCTAAAGTAGAAGATGAAACAAATTGTAGCAGAAATAGTGCACAAGAGCGTAGGGCGATGAAAAGAACGATATCGGATAGCAACCTGGACTTGGATTTAACCCTACGGCTAACGCAGGCGAAGGAAGAAAAGCGGCCAAGCTCCGAGGAAGACGATGTTGGCTTATCACTGTCGTTATGCGGACCGCCGTCGTCCTCAAAGCTTAGCAGGTTGAAAGGAGAAGATGATAGTAGTAGGGAAAATGGTAGAAGGGTCAGTACACTAGATCTGACTATATGA